A section of the Neisseria dumasiana genome encodes:
- a CDS encoding DNA-methyltransferase: protein MASEFNRLKEEAAAYHIGLKKHISDGLVIYNENALTVMRRILDKYPNGCFDMIFADPPYFLSNDGFTCQNGQMVSVNKGRWDKSQGLSADLEFYEEWLRLSYALLKPNGTIWVCGTYHNIYLIGYLMQIIGYHILNNITWEKPNPPPNLSCRFFTHSTETLLWAKKSKKAKHTFHYDVIKAQNNDKQMKCVWKIAPPSKTEKALGKHPTQKPLALVERCIQAASNVGDLIFDPFMGSGTTGIAALKNGRKFCGCELETGFFELTKNRLDNKNV from the coding sequence ATGGCGAGTGAATTTAACCGGTTAAAAGAAGAAGCAGCGGCTTACCATATTGGCTTGAAAAAACATATTTCAGACGGCCTCGTGATTTATAACGAAAATGCTTTAACTGTTATGCGCCGTATTTTGGATAAATATCCAAACGGCTGCTTCGATATGATTTTTGCAGACCCGCCTTATTTTTTGTCCAATGATGGTTTTACCTGCCAAAACGGGCAAATGGTTTCGGTAAATAAAGGCCGATGGGATAAATCTCAAGGGTTATCTGCCGATTTAGAATTTTATGAAGAGTGGTTACGCCTATCTTACGCACTATTGAAACCAAACGGCACAATATGGGTATGCGGTACTTATCATAATATTTACTTGATAGGCTACCTGATGCAAATCATCGGCTACCATATTTTGAACAACATTACATGGGAAAAACCCAATCCACCGCCAAATTTATCCTGCCGTTTTTTCACACATTCAACTGAAACACTGCTATGGGCGAAGAAAAGCAAAAAAGCCAAACATACTTTTCATTATGATGTAATAAAAGCACAAAACAACGATAAACAAATGAAATGTGTCTGGAAAATTGCACCACCAAGTAAAACAGAAAAAGCATTGGGTAAACACCCAACACAAAAACCGTTGGCTTTGGTTGAGCGATGCATTCAGGCAGCTTCAAATGTGGGTGATTTGATTTTTGACCCATTTATGGGAAGTGGCACGACAGGTATAGCTGCATTAAAAAATGGGCGGAAATTTTGTGGGTGTGAGCTAGAAACAGGATTTTTTGAGTTAACAAAAAATAGGTTAGATAATAAAAATGTCTGA
- a CDS encoding DNA adenine methylase, whose protein sequence is MASSKPFLKWAGGKFKLAPFIEFNLPKQPRKRLIEPFAGSAAVSMALDFEAYLLNDTNPDLIGLFHILKEEKQQFINYARSFFTLENNQEIRFYELREKFNSSRELSERSALFIYLNRHAFNGLCRYNSKGAFNVPFGRYKTPYFPEMEMLAFIAKANRIELMCADFQTALDLTNSDDIVYCDPPYVPLSETASFTAYAKGGFDLNDQTRLAETAKQISIQSQGVLISNHDTAFTREIYKEARLETIDVQRNIAAKGSSRQKVGELLAIYGE, encoded by the coding sequence ATGGCCTCTTCTAAACCTTTTTTAAAATGGGCTGGTGGGAAATTCAAACTTGCCCCATTTATTGAATTTAATCTGCCTAAACAACCCCGCAAACGCCTTATCGAACCGTTTGCGGGTTCTGCTGCCGTGTCAATGGCTTTGGATTTTGAAGCTTATTTGTTAAATGATACCAATCCTGATTTAATTGGTTTATTTCATATACTTAAAGAAGAAAAACAGCAATTTATTAATTATGCTCGTTCTTTTTTTACTTTAGAAAATAATCAGGAAATTCGCTTTTACGAATTACGGGAAAAATTTAATTCTTCTCGAGAATTAAGCGAACGTTCCGCTTTATTTATTTATTTAAACCGCCACGCATTCAACGGTTTATGCAGATATAACAGCAAAGGTGCTTTTAATGTGCCTTTCGGCCGCTACAAAACACCTTATTTCCCTGAAATGGAAATGTTGGCATTTATTGCGAAAGCCAACCGTATTGAGTTGATGTGTGCTGATTTTCAGACGGCCTTGGATTTGACAAATAGCGATGATATCGTGTATTGCGATCCGCCTTATGTGCCTTTGAGTGAAACAGCTTCATTTACCGCTTATGCTAAAGGCGGATTTGATTTAAATGACCAAACCCGTTTAGCTGAAACAGCCAAACAAATTTCAATACAATCTCAAGGTGTATTGATTTCCAATCATGATACAGCCTTTACCCGAGAGATTTACAAAGAAGCACGATTAGAAACCATTGACGTGCAAAGAAATATTGCAGCAAAAGGTAGCAGTAGGCAAAAAGTAGGCGAATTGTTGGCGATATATGGCGAGTGA
- the gatA gene encoding Asp-tRNA(Asn)/Glu-tRNA(Gln) amidotransferase subunit GatA, producing MTQYTLKQASELLQAKKISATELAQEYLNAIDARNPAINGYTTLNKELTLAEAKAADERLAAGNAGILTGVPIAFKDIFCQQGWRSACSSKMLDNFVSPYTATVVQNLLDEGMVTLGRTNMDEFAMGSTNETSFDGATKNPWNLENVPGGSSGGSAAVIAARLAPAALGSDTGGSIRQPASHCGITGIKPTYGIVSRFGMVAYASSFDQAGPMAQTAEDCAILLNAMASFDERDSTSLERAKEDYTRNLNQPLKGLKVGLPKEYFGEGMSADVQKAIQAAIDLLKAQGAEMVEVSLPQTELSIPAYYVLTSAEASTNLSRYDGVRYGHRAARFGDLEEMYSNTRAEGFGSEVKRRIMIGTYVLSHGYYDAYYLKAQKLRRLVTNDFQTALQQCDIILAPTAPTAAPKLNSNINDPVQMYLSDIYTIAVNLAGLPAMTLPAGFSSDGLPIGVQLIGNYFAEAKLLGVAHQMQLESDWHSKTPTGV from the coding sequence ATGACCCAATACACTCTGAAACAAGCCAGCGAATTGCTGCAAGCTAAAAAAATTTCCGCCACCGAGCTGGCGCAAGAATACCTCAACGCCATCGACGCCCGAAACCCCGCCATCAACGGCTACACCACTCTGAATAAAGAACTAACGCTTGCCGAAGCCAAGGCCGCAGACGAACGCTTGGCCGCCGGAAACGCAGGCATCCTCACCGGCGTACCCATTGCCTTTAAAGACATCTTCTGCCAACAAGGTTGGAGAAGCGCGTGTTCCAGCAAAATGCTCGATAACTTCGTTTCCCCCTACACTGCCACCGTCGTACAAAACCTGCTCGACGAAGGCATGGTAACGCTCGGCCGCACCAATATGGACGAATTCGCGATGGGTTCGACCAACGAAACCTCGTTTGACGGCGCCACCAAAAATCCGTGGAATTTAGAAAACGTACCCGGCGGCTCTTCCGGCGGTTCCGCAGCCGTTATCGCCGCCCGTTTGGCACCTGCCGCATTAGGCTCCGACACCGGCGGCTCCATTCGCCAGCCCGCTTCGCATTGCGGCATTACCGGCATCAAACCCACCTACGGCATCGTTTCGCGTTTCGGCATGGTGGCTTATGCATCCAGCTTCGACCAAGCCGGCCCGATGGCACAAACCGCCGAAGACTGCGCCATTCTGCTGAATGCCATGGCAAGCTTCGACGAACGCGATTCCACCAGCTTGGAACGCGCCAAAGAAGACTACACCCGCAACTTAAACCAACCCCTCAAAGGCTTGAAAGTCGGCCTGCCCAAAGAATACTTCGGCGAAGGCATGAGTGCAGACGTACAAAAAGCCATTCAAGCGGCCATCGACCTGCTTAAAGCACAAGGCGCAGAAATGGTAGAAGTGAGCCTGCCGCAAACCGAGCTTTCCATCCCCGCATATTATGTTTTGACCTCGGCCGAAGCCAGCACCAACCTATCCCGCTACGACGGCGTACGCTACGGCCACCGCGCCGCCCGATTCGGCGACTTGGAAGAAATGTACAGCAACACCCGCGCCGAAGGCTTCGGCAGCGAAGTCAAACGCCGCATCATGATCGGCACCTACGTTTTGAGCCACGGCTATTACGACGCCTACTACCTCAAAGCCCAAAAACTGCGCCGTCTCGTAACCAACGATTTTCAGACGGCCTTACAGCAATGCGACATCATCCTCGCACCTACCGCACCCACCGCCGCACCCAAACTGAACAGCAACATTAACGACCCCGTGCAGATGTACCTTTCCGACATCTACACCATCGCCGTCAACCTCGCCGGCCTCCCCGCTATGACCCTGCCCGCAGGCTTCTCTTCCGACGGCCTGCCGATTGGCGTACAGTTGATTGGCAATTATTTCGCCGAAGCGAAATTGCTGGGCGTGGCGCATCAGATGCAGTTGGAAAGTGATTGGCACAGTAAAACGCCCACCGGTGTTTAA
- the gatC gene encoding Asp-tRNA(Asn)/Glu-tRNA(Gln) amidotransferase subunit GatC encodes MALTLSDVEKIAKLSRLSLTDAEKAQNLQELNDIFSLVEKMQSVNTEGIEPMAHPHEVALRLREDKVTETDHAAEYQAVAPEVRNRLYIVPQVIEE; translated from the coding sequence ATGGCCCTGACCTTGAGCGATGTGGAAAAAATTGCCAAACTTTCCCGCCTGAGCCTGACAGATGCTGAAAAAGCGCAAAACCTTCAAGAATTGAACGACATATTTTCATTGGTTGAAAAAATGCAATCGGTAAATACCGAAGGCATCGAACCGATGGCACATCCTCACGAAGTTGCCCTGCGTTTGCGTGAAGACAAAGTAACCGAAACCGACCATGCCGCCGAATACCAAGCCGTTGCCCCCGAAGTGCGCAACCGCCTGTATATCGTTCCCCAAGTTATCGAAGAATAA
- a CDS encoding rod shape-determining protein — MFRFLTRYFSNDLAIDLGTANTLIYIRNKGIVLDEPSVVAMQTDAAHGKSAILAVGAEAKKMLGRTPGSIQAIRPMKDGVIADFNVTEKMLKQFIKKVNNSRFAAPPRIVICVPCGSTQVERKAIRDSASAAGASSVNLIEEPMAAAIGAGLPIEEATGCMVVDIGGGTTEVGVISLSGVVYSHSIRVGGDAFDESIINYVRRNYGMLIGEATAEEIKTKIGSAFPGMEVNEIEVKGRNLAEGIPRAFTISSNEVLEALTEPLNQIVQSVKNALEQTPPELGADIAERGLVLTGGGALLKGLDRLLAEETGLPVMIAEDPLTCVARGSGKALDMIGKLNSIFVVNP; from the coding sequence ATGTTTCGCTTTTTAACACGCTATTTTTCCAACGATCTTGCGATTGATTTGGGCACGGCCAACACGCTGATTTATATCCGTAACAAGGGTATCGTTTTGGACGAGCCTTCGGTTGTGGCGATGCAGACGGATGCGGCGCACGGCAAGAGTGCGATTTTGGCGGTGGGCGCGGAAGCTAAAAAAATGCTGGGTCGCACGCCGGGCAGCATTCAGGCCATCCGCCCGATGAAAGACGGTGTGATTGCTGATTTCAACGTGACCGAAAAAATGTTGAAACAGTTTATCAAAAAAGTGAATAACAGCCGCTTTGCCGCGCCGCCGCGTATCGTTATCTGCGTGCCGTGCGGTTCTACCCAAGTGGAGCGCAAAGCCATTCGTGATTCGGCTTCGGCAGCGGGTGCTTCTTCAGTGAATCTGATTGAAGAACCGATGGCGGCGGCAATCGGTGCGGGGTTGCCGATTGAAGAAGCAACCGGCTGTATGGTAGTGGATATCGGCGGCGGAACAACCGAAGTGGGTGTGATTTCACTTTCGGGCGTAGTATATTCGCATTCCATCCGTGTGGGCGGCGATGCGTTTGACGAAAGCATTATCAATTATGTGCGCCGTAATTACGGTATGTTGATCGGGGAAGCAACCGCCGAAGAAATCAAAACCAAAATCGGCTCGGCTTTTCCGGGTATGGAAGTAAACGAAATCGAAGTCAAAGGCCGTAATTTGGCCGAAGGCATTCCGCGGGCTTTTACCATCAGCTCGAATGAAGTGTTGGAAGCATTAACCGAACCTCTAAACCAAATCGTGCAGTCGGTAAAAAATGCGTTGGAGCAAACGCCGCCCGAATTGGGTGCGGATATTGCCGAACGCGGTTTGGTGCTGACCGGCGGCGGGGCGCTGCTGAAAGGTTTGGACCGCCTGCTGGCCGAAGAAACCGGCTTGCCGGTGATGATTGCCGAAGATCCGTTAACCTGCGTGGCACGCGGTTCGGGCAAGGCTTTGGATATGATAGGCAAACTGAATTCGATTTTTGTGGTCAATCCTTAA
- the mreC gene encoding rod shape-determining protein MreC, whose product MSEPSLNFAQRGMKPASKLIVLSIVCVALMMLDSRYAAVQRAKGYVATALYPVQWLANQPVNLYRYVSGFLQSQSALMADNQRLNEENGRLKLMLEQSKLQVRDLAELKKLQGLQERGIRITGGAEIVSNGKDPLSDKLILNKGSTHGLRAGDAVIDGSGLMGQVTQVYPLNAELTLVTNGKTVIPVAVARTGVRSLLYGSGSAVSLRYFPADADLRAGDVLLTSGLDSVYPEGIPVAKIEQVAHAAGTPYYRVSLSPLAGFRSSKYVLVIPQQAGQAVPSEQAAQTSP is encoded by the coding sequence ATGTCCGAACCTTCTTTAAACTTTGCCCAAAGGGGCATGAAGCCTGCCAGCAAACTGATTGTGTTGTCGATTGTTTGTGTGGCGCTGATGATGCTCGACAGCCGTTATGCTGCGGTTCAGCGCGCCAAAGGCTATGTGGCTACCGCGCTGTATCCCGTACAATGGCTGGCTAATCAGCCGGTTAATCTCTACCGCTATGTGAGCGGTTTTTTGCAGTCACAATCGGCCTTGATGGCAGACAATCAACGTTTGAATGAAGAAAACGGCCGTCTGAAATTGATGTTGGAGCAATCCAAGCTGCAAGTACGCGATTTGGCGGAGTTGAAAAAACTGCAAGGTTTGCAGGAAAGAGGCATACGCATTACCGGCGGCGCAGAAATTGTTTCCAACGGCAAAGACCCGCTTTCCGATAAACTGATTCTGAATAAAGGCAGCACGCACGGCCTGCGTGCCGGAGATGCCGTGATTGACGGCAGCGGCTTGATGGGGCAGGTTACTCAGGTGTATCCCTTGAACGCGGAGCTGACTTTAGTTACCAACGGCAAAACCGTGATTCCGGTAGCGGTGGCGCGCACGGGCGTGCGCAGCCTGCTTTACGGCAGCGGCAGTGCCGTAAGCTTGCGTTATTTTCCTGCCGATGCCGATTTGCGTGCTGGCGACGTGCTGTTGACCTCGGGTTTGGACAGCGTATATCCGGAAGGCATTCCCGTTGCTAAAATAGAACAGGTGGCGCATGCCGCAGGAACGCCTTACTACCGCGTATCACTTTCGCCTTTGGCCGGCTTCCGCAGCAGCAAGTATGTGCTGGTCATTCCGCAACAAGCCGGGCAGGCCGTGCCGTCTGAACAGGCCGCCCAAACTTCCCCTTAA
- the mreD gene encoding rod shape-determining protein MreD, with translation MTDFEDFHNRVPASIIVSSFVLAMLLDFMPFPFEVFFWLPEFTALVLLYWALHKPQTVGIGIAFAVGLLVDIGTASLLGQHALAYMVMVFFIQHHQRQIVLYHYGFQAVVVLAALLCSQAVLAVVRLMYDQRFAEWPAFVGPFVGALLWPLLSKMMLSILNSRRLRR, from the coding sequence ATGACTGATTTTGAAGATTTTCACAACCGTGTGCCGGCGAGCATCATCGTATCCAGCTTCGTGCTTGCCATGTTGCTGGATTTTATGCCGTTTCCGTTTGAAGTGTTTTTTTGGCTGCCCGAATTTACGGCATTGGTTTTGCTGTATTGGGCATTGCACAAACCGCAAACCGTGGGTATCGGCATAGCCTTTGCAGTAGGGCTGCTGGTAGATATTGGCACCGCTTCGTTATTGGGCCAGCATGCGCTGGCTTATATGGTGATGGTGTTTTTTATCCAGCATCATCAAAGGCAGATTGTGCTTTACCATTACGGCTTTCAGGCCGTTGTTGTGTTGGCGGCTTTGTTGTGCAGCCAAGCCGTGTTGGCGGTGGTGCGTTTGATGTACGATCAGCGTTTTGCCGAGTGGCCGGCGTTTGTCGGCCCTTTCGTAGGTGCTTTGCTGTGGCCGCTCTTAAGCAAAATGATGCTGTCTATTCTTAACTCCCGCCGTTTACGCCGATGA
- the mrdA gene encoding penicillin-binding protein 2, with product MNNHTYRPYDHNHDIARRQRDFRLRLVLAFVLIAVFFSVLLARFVYLQVFKHQDYVVQANTNRISLVPTAPIRGEIVDVNGVVLAHNYPAYSLEIVPGKVEGKIEGLIESLRPYVDITPGDLKRFKKFRAEFRSYENIPLKLKLHPDEAARLAAQLYRFKGVEINARTFRAYRYPELTAHFLGYIGRISDRDQKKLDEENLSALYRGSTHIGKSGLESFYERQLHGSPGYQEVEKDAYGNVVRVMKTVPPKTGQTLRLAMDIRLQQEADRLMDGRRGAVVAINPQTGGVLAFVSKPSFDPNLFIDGIDSDTWKALNEDWQKPLINRVTQGLYPPGSTFKPFMGMALLENGKITQTTVVPAPGAWSIPGSRHLFRDSVRSGHGSANLSKAIQVSSDTFFYRLGYEVGIDKTWPYLAEFGLGSATGIDLPHEYKGVLPSREWKAKRFAKSKDPKAREWNPAEMVSVSIGQGYNAYTPLQMAHATASLANNGVVYRPHLVKELLDHERREITLIDPKPERTIPFKRENFEYIKQAMAKVLQGGTARRISHGLQYTMGGKTGTAQVVQIKQGARYNAAALAEQHRDHAWFISFAPVEQPQIAIAVLLENGGWGANAAPVARALSDYYLLTLQGGKAGKGEVVQAASAPQPEQTHPQLTASSAPLAPSSASSVFRQAYQSAADVQTASGAAP from the coding sequence ATGAACAACCATACTTACCGGCCCTACGACCACAACCATGATATTGCCCGACGCCAGCGCGATTTCAGATTGCGGTTGGTGCTGGCTTTTGTGCTGATTGCCGTTTTTTTCTCGGTGTTGCTGGCACGCTTTGTGTACCTTCAGGTATTCAAGCATCAAGATTATGTGGTTCAAGCCAATACCAACCGTATTTCGCTGGTGCCCACGGCACCGATACGCGGTGAAATCGTCGATGTTAACGGCGTGGTATTGGCGCACAATTATCCCGCTTATTCGCTTGAAATCGTGCCGGGAAAAGTAGAAGGCAAAATAGAAGGTTTAATCGAATCGTTACGTCCTTATGTGGATATTACGCCGGGCGACTTGAAGCGTTTTAAAAAATTCCGTGCAGAATTCCGTTCTTACGAAAACATTCCCCTTAAATTAAAACTCCATCCCGATGAAGCGGCGCGTTTGGCGGCCCAGCTTTACCGCTTCAAAGGCGTGGAAATCAATGCCCGCACCTTCCGTGCCTACCGTTATCCTGAATTGACGGCACATTTTCTCGGCTATATCGGCCGCATCAGCGACCGTGATCAGAAAAAACTCGACGAAGAAAATCTGTCTGCACTTTATCGCGGCAGCACCCATATCGGCAAATCGGGTTTGGAAAGCTTTTACGAACGCCAGCTGCACGGTTCTCCCGGTTATCAGGAAGTGGAAAAAGACGCTTATGGCAACGTGGTGCGTGTGATGAAAACCGTTCCGCCCAAAACCGGCCAGACTTTGCGTTTGGCAATGGACATCCGTTTGCAGCAGGAAGCAGACCGCCTGATGGACGGCCGCCGCGGTGCGGTTGTGGCCATCAATCCGCAAACCGGAGGCGTGTTGGCGTTTGTGTCCAAACCGTCTTTCGACCCCAATTTATTTATCGACGGGATCGACAGCGACACATGGAAAGCTTTGAACGAAGATTGGCAAAAACCGCTGATTAACCGCGTAACGCAGGGCTTGTATCCCCCGGGTTCTACATTCAAACCGTTTATGGGTATGGCTTTGCTCGAAAACGGCAAGATTACCCAAACCACGGTTGTGCCTGCTCCTGGCGCATGGAGCATTCCCGGCTCGCGCCATTTGTTCCGCGATTCTGTACGCAGCGGGCATGGTTCGGCCAACTTAAGCAAAGCGATTCAGGTGTCTTCCGATACGTTTTTCTACCGTTTGGGCTATGAAGTGGGGATTGATAAAACATGGCCTTATTTGGCCGAATTCGGTTTGGGTTCGGCAACGGGTATTGACTTGCCGCACGAATATAAAGGGGTGTTGCCTTCGCGCGAGTGGAAAGCGAAGCGGTTTGCCAAATCTAAAGACCCGAAAGCGCGCGAATGGAATCCCGCCGAAATGGTGTCGGTGAGCATCGGTCAAGGTTACAACGCTTATACGCCGCTTCAGATGGCCCATGCTACGGCTTCTCTGGCCAATAACGGCGTGGTGTACCGCCCGCACTTGGTCAAAGAGTTGCTCGACCATGAACGCCGTGAAATTACGCTGATTGATCCCAAACCCGAGCGCACGATTCCGTTTAAACGCGAAAACTTCGAATATATCAAACAAGCGATGGCCAAAGTGTTGCAGGGCGGTACGGCGCGGCGCATCAGTCACGGCCTGCAATACACCATGGGCGGCAAAACCGGCACGGCGCAAGTGGTACAGATTAAGCAGGGCGCACGTTACAATGCGGCGGCATTGGCCGAACAACACCGCGACCACGCTTGGTTTATTTCGTTTGCGCCTGTGGAGCAGCCGCAGATTGCGATAGCGGTATTGCTCGAAAACGGCGGCTGGGGAGCAAATGCCGCACCTGTGGCGCGTGCCTTAAGCGATTATTATCTGCTGACCTTGCAAGGCGGCAAAGCAGGAAAAGGCGAGGTTGTTCAGGCCGCTTCAGCGCCGCAACCCGAGCAAACCCATCCGCAGCTTACCGCTTCCAGTGCGCCGCTTGCGCCTTCTTCGGCATCTTCGGTGTTCAGGCAGGCATATCAGAGCGCGGCCGATGTTCAGACGGCCTCGGGAGCAGCACCATGA
- the rodA gene encoding rod shape-determining protein RodA: MSMNEETLFGRIRRAVWEPMDPWLFYAMLAVYIMSLFLLYSADGQEIGQLENKTVHTVLGFILLWFIAKARPQTLSAFAPPMYALGVVLLLGVHFFGVTVNGSTRWLSIGIGRIQPSEIMKIALPMMVAWYFQKYEMSLRWYHYIGALLLVLIPGALILKQPDLGTATLIMASGLFVIFFAGLPWKVIFTALVGFLAALPLIWNYGMHDYQKTRVLTLLDPTKDPLGAGYHILQSMIAIGSGGIWGKGWLNGTQTHLDYIPEATTDFIFAVYGEEFGLIGNVLLLAIYLLILGRGLYIAAKAPTLYSRTLAGALTMTFFCYAFVNMGMVSGILPVVGVPLPLVSYGGTATLSIMVVLALLMGIGNQRR, from the coding sequence ATGAGTATGAATGAAGAAACGTTGTTCGGCCGCATCAGGCGTGCCGTGTGGGAGCCGATGGATCCGTGGCTGTTTTATGCGATGTTGGCGGTTTACATCATGAGCCTGTTTTTGCTGTATTCGGCCGACGGTCAGGAAATCGGCCAACTTGAAAATAAAACCGTCCACACCGTATTGGGCTTTATTCTGTTGTGGTTTATTGCCAAGGCGCGGCCGCAAACTTTATCGGCGTTTGCACCGCCTATGTATGCCTTGGGCGTGGTGTTGCTGTTGGGCGTGCATTTTTTCGGCGTAACGGTCAACGGTTCGACCCGTTGGCTGAGCATCGGTATCGGGCGGATACAGCCGTCTGAAATCATGAAAATTGCTTTGCCGATGATGGTGGCTTGGTATTTTCAAAAATACGAAATGTCGTTGCGTTGGTATCACTATATCGGTGCGTTACTGTTGGTGCTGATTCCGGGTGCGCTGATTCTCAAGCAGCCCGATTTGGGTACGGCAACCCTGATTATGGCTTCCGGCCTGTTTGTGATTTTCTTTGCCGGTTTGCCGTGGAAAGTGATTTTTACCGCTCTGGTCGGCTTTTTGGCCGCGCTGCCGCTGATTTGGAACTACGGTATGCACGACTACCAAAAAACGCGCGTGCTGACCCTGCTCGATCCCACCAAAGACCCGCTGGGCGCGGGCTATCATATTTTGCAGTCGATGATTGCCATCGGTTCGGGCGGTATTTGGGGTAAGGGTTGGCTCAACGGCACGCAAACCCATTTGGACTACATTCCCGAAGCCACCACAGACTTTATTTTCGCCGTTTACGGCGAAGAATTCGGCTTAATCGGCAATGTATTGCTGCTGGCGATTTACCTGCTGATTTTGGGGCGCGGCCTCTACATTGCCGCCAAAGCGCCCACTTTATACAGCCGCACGTTAGCCGGTGCGCTCACGATGACGTTTTTCTGCTATGCTTTTGTCAATATGGGCATGGTTAGCGGTATTCTGCCCGTGGTCGGCGTGCCGTTGCCGCTGGTCAGCTAC